In Brienomyrus brachyistius isolate T26 chromosome 3, BBRACH_0.4, whole genome shotgun sequence, the following proteins share a genomic window:
- the si:ch211-223a10.1 gene encoding uncharacterized protein si:ch211-223a10.1 isoform X1 — translation MKISPVAAGSSVEVGDIFEAIQKGDTEQCARLLNRDRGAVRQTGWGGFTPLHFAALQGSRLLANLLLSHGADCNATCDAGQTSFHFASRQGNVHIMHQMLQHGADLRITDLQGKTALHYAVSGGNVLAVQYLWEREMFRFSDTDNFKLTPLHLAASTGNTDMVKYLLRNNRCAVDAADHQGATALHVAAERGAVEVSWLLLQEAGLHVLHLQDNNRLTPVDLSRRGVTFRHQQLTELFMKLINKPPCHKPKESCGMYYWALLFPTLGGGAIFLVAVALGVYGGLVCVLLFPWLAKCIFTQYHRMSSFQRSPNPVYLGTLAAGMFHSLLCFFGKIMPSISSSDLLLHTSVIQFSAALWLFHRLLIKDPGHVRQAEADPRFSKVTDLVETNESLSRFCIHCEMFQPDGSKHCKLCGMCILEYDHHCLFLNRCVGRDNRRLFVLFLLTMAVAHTLFLLAAARYLWHRFTDVPLATEGTVAGAEIWVLAMSVMNFLTGLWETWLLKEQFQTLSMGTSTYFKHPPYPQHPPRQRWASVISFLISGRLHRYQWRLSSVNI, via the exons ATGAAGATTTCCCCCGTCGCGGCGGGTAGCAGCGTGGAAGTCGGTGACATATTTGAAGCTATCCAGAAAGGCGACACAGAGCAGTGTGCCCGGCTTCTAAATCGTGATCGCGGAGCTGTCAGGCAGACAG gctggggggggttcACTCCCCTGCACTTTGCCGCTCTCCAGGGGAGCAGGCTGCTGGCGAACCTCCTCCTGAGCCATGGAGCCGACTGCAATGCCACATGTGACGCAGGACAAACGTCCTTCCACTTTGCCAGCAG ACAAGGTAATGTCCACATCATGCATCAAATGCTGCAGCACGGGGCAGACCTACGCATCACTGATCTCCAGGGGAAAACTGCCCTGCACTACGCAGTCTCTGGGGGAAACGT GCTGGCTGTCCAGTACCTGTGGGAAAGAGAGATGTTCAGGTTCTCCGACACTGATAACTTTAAGCTAACACCTCTGCACCTGGCagcctccacaggaaacacagacatggTCAAGTATTTGCTGCGGAATAAT CGGTGTGCTGTGGACGCTGctgaccaccagggggcgacagCGCTGCATGTGGCTGCGGAGAGGGGGGCCGTCGAGGTGAGCTGGTTGCTCTTGCAGGAAGCCGGACTGCATGTGTTACACCTGCAGGACAACAACCGGCTGACTCCTGTGGACCTGAGCAGACGGGGAGTCACCTTCAG ACACCAGCAGCTCACTGAACTTTTTATGAAGTTAATCAACAAGCCCCCATGTCACAAACCCAAGGAGTCCTGTG GCATGTACTACTGGGCACTGCTGTTCCCCACTCTTGGTGGAGGCGCCATCTTCCTGGTAGCTGTAGCACTTGGAGTCTACGGGGGTCTTGTCTGTGTTCTGCTCTTCCCCTGGCTGGCTAAGTGCATCTTCACCCAGTATCACAGGATGAGCAGCTTCCAGAG GTCTCCTAACCCTGTCTACCTGGGTACTCTGGCAGCTGGTATGTTCCACTCACTGCTCTGCTTCTTTGGGAAGATCATGCCTA GCATCAGCTCTTCGGATCTGCTCCTCCACACGTCCGTCATCCAGTTCTCAGCTGCGCTGTGGCTTTTTCACAGACTCCTCATCAAGGACCCTGGCCACGTGCGGCAGGCAGAGGCCGATCCCCGGTTCTCCAAGGTGACCGACCTGGTGGAGACCAATGAAAGCCTGAGCAGGTTCTGCATCCACTGTGAG ATGTTCCAGCCGGATGGTTCCAAACACTGCAAGCTGTGTGGCATGTGCATCCTGGAATACGACCACCACTGCCTGTTCCTCAACCGCTGTGTGGGCAGGGACAACCGGCGCCTCttcgtcctcttcctcctgaCTATGGCTGTGGCCCACACACTCTTCCTCCTTGCGGCTGCCCGTTACCTCTGGCACAGGTTTACCGATGTACCGTTGGCCACAGAGGGGACCGTGGCGGGCGCAGAAATCTGGGTGCTGGCTATGTCAGTCATGAACTTCCTCACTGGCCTGTGGGAGACCTGGCTGCTGAAGGAACAGTTCCAGACCCTCTCCATGGGCACCTCCACCTATTTCAAACACCCACCATACCCACAGCACCCTCCGAGGCAGCGATGGGCATCGGTCATCTCCTTCCTGATAAGCGGGCGGCTGCATAGGTATCAGTGGCGCCTGTCCTCGGTGAACATTTAG
- the si:ch211-223a10.1 gene encoding putative ZDHHC-type palmitoyltransferase 6 isoform X3, translating into MHQMLQHGADLRITDLQGKTALHYAVSGGNVLAVQYLWEREMFRFSDTDNFKLTPLHLAASTGNTDMVKYLLRNNRCAVDAADHQGATALHVAAERGAVEVSWLLLQEAGLHVLHLQDNNRLTPVDLSRRGVTFRHQQLTELFMKLINKPPCHKPKESCGMYYWALLFPTLGGGAIFLVAVALGVYGGLVCVLLFPWLAKCIFTQYHRMSSFQRSPNPVYLGTLAAGMFHSLLCFFGKIMPSISSSDLLLHTSVIQFSAALWLFHRLLIKDPGHVRQAEADPRFSKVTDLVETNESLSRFCIHCEMFQPDGSKHCKLCGMCILEYDHHCLFLNRCVGRDNRRLFVLFLLTMAVAHTLFLLAAARYLWHRFTDVPLATEGTVAGAEIWVLAMSVMNFLTGLWETWLLKEQFQTLSMGTSTYFKHPPYPQHPPRQRWASVISFLISGRLHRYQWRLSSVNI; encoded by the exons ATGCATCAAATGCTGCAGCACGGGGCAGACCTACGCATCACTGATCTCCAGGGGAAAACTGCCCTGCACTACGCAGTCTCTGGGGGAAACGT GCTGGCTGTCCAGTACCTGTGGGAAAGAGAGATGTTCAGGTTCTCCGACACTGATAACTTTAAGCTAACACCTCTGCACCTGGCagcctccacaggaaacacagacatggTCAAGTATTTGCTGCGGAATAAT CGGTGTGCTGTGGACGCTGctgaccaccagggggcgacagCGCTGCATGTGGCTGCGGAGAGGGGGGCCGTCGAGGTGAGCTGGTTGCTCTTGCAGGAAGCCGGACTGCATGTGTTACACCTGCAGGACAACAACCGGCTGACTCCTGTGGACCTGAGCAGACGGGGAGTCACCTTCAG ACACCAGCAGCTCACTGAACTTTTTATGAAGTTAATCAACAAGCCCCCATGTCACAAACCCAAGGAGTCCTGTG GCATGTACTACTGGGCACTGCTGTTCCCCACTCTTGGTGGAGGCGCCATCTTCCTGGTAGCTGTAGCACTTGGAGTCTACGGGGGTCTTGTCTGTGTTCTGCTCTTCCCCTGGCTGGCTAAGTGCATCTTCACCCAGTATCACAGGATGAGCAGCTTCCAGAG GTCTCCTAACCCTGTCTACCTGGGTACTCTGGCAGCTGGTATGTTCCACTCACTGCTCTGCTTCTTTGGGAAGATCATGCCTA GCATCAGCTCTTCGGATCTGCTCCTCCACACGTCCGTCATCCAGTTCTCAGCTGCGCTGTGGCTTTTTCACAGACTCCTCATCAAGGACCCTGGCCACGTGCGGCAGGCAGAGGCCGATCCCCGGTTCTCCAAGGTGACCGACCTGGTGGAGACCAATGAAAGCCTGAGCAGGTTCTGCATCCACTGTGAG ATGTTCCAGCCGGATGGTTCCAAACACTGCAAGCTGTGTGGCATGTGCATCCTGGAATACGACCACCACTGCCTGTTCCTCAACCGCTGTGTGGGCAGGGACAACCGGCGCCTCttcgtcctcttcctcctgaCTATGGCTGTGGCCCACACACTCTTCCTCCTTGCGGCTGCCCGTTACCTCTGGCACAGGTTTACCGATGTACCGTTGGCCACAGAGGGGACCGTGGCGGGCGCAGAAATCTGGGTGCTGGCTATGTCAGTCATGAACTTCCTCACTGGCCTGTGGGAGACCTGGCTGCTGAAGGAACAGTTCCAGACCCTCTCCATGGGCACCTCCACCTATTTCAAACACCCACCATACCCACAGCACCCTCCGAGGCAGCGATGGGCATCGGTCATCTCCTTCCTGATAAGCGGGCGGCTGCATAGGTATCAGTGGCGCCTGTCCTCGGTGAACATTTAG
- the si:ch211-223a10.1 gene encoding uncharacterized protein si:ch211-223a10.1 isoform X2 has translation MKISPVAAGSSVEVGDIFEAIQKGDTEQCARLLNRDRGAVRQTGWGGFTPLHFAALQGSRLLANLLLSHGADCNATCDAGQTSFHFASRQGNVHIMHQMLQHGADLRITDLQGKTALHYAVSGGNVLAVQYLWEREMFRFSDTDNFKLTPLHLAASTGNTDMVKYLLRNNRCAVDAADHQGATALHVAAERGAVEVSWLLLQEAGLHVLHLQDNNRLTPVDLSRRGVTFRHQQLTELFMKLINKPPCHKPKESCGMYYWALLFPTLGGGAIFLVAVALGVYGGLVCVLLFPWLAKCIFTQYHRMSSFQRSPNPVYLGTLAAVTWFLDDVPRISSSDLLLHTSVIQFSAALWLFHRLLIKDPGHVRQAEADPRFSKVTDLVETNESLSRFCIHCEMFQPDGSKHCKLCGMCILEYDHHCLFLNRCVGRDNRRLFVLFLLTMAVAHTLFLLAAARYLWHRFTDVPLATEGTVAGAEIWVLAMSVMNFLTGLWETWLLKEQFQTLSMGTSTYFKHPPYPQHPPRQRWASVISFLISGRLHRYQWRLSSVNI, from the exons ATGAAGATTTCCCCCGTCGCGGCGGGTAGCAGCGTGGAAGTCGGTGACATATTTGAAGCTATCCAGAAAGGCGACACAGAGCAGTGTGCCCGGCTTCTAAATCGTGATCGCGGAGCTGTCAGGCAGACAG gctggggggggttcACTCCCCTGCACTTTGCCGCTCTCCAGGGGAGCAGGCTGCTGGCGAACCTCCTCCTGAGCCATGGAGCCGACTGCAATGCCACATGTGACGCAGGACAAACGTCCTTCCACTTTGCCAGCAG ACAAGGTAATGTCCACATCATGCATCAAATGCTGCAGCACGGGGCAGACCTACGCATCACTGATCTCCAGGGGAAAACTGCCCTGCACTACGCAGTCTCTGGGGGAAACGT GCTGGCTGTCCAGTACCTGTGGGAAAGAGAGATGTTCAGGTTCTCCGACACTGATAACTTTAAGCTAACACCTCTGCACCTGGCagcctccacaggaaacacagacatggTCAAGTATTTGCTGCGGAATAAT CGGTGTGCTGTGGACGCTGctgaccaccagggggcgacagCGCTGCATGTGGCTGCGGAGAGGGGGGCCGTCGAGGTGAGCTGGTTGCTCTTGCAGGAAGCCGGACTGCATGTGTTACACCTGCAGGACAACAACCGGCTGACTCCTGTGGACCTGAGCAGACGGGGAGTCACCTTCAG ACACCAGCAGCTCACTGAACTTTTTATGAAGTTAATCAACAAGCCCCCATGTCACAAACCCAAGGAGTCCTGTG GCATGTACTACTGGGCACTGCTGTTCCCCACTCTTGGTGGAGGCGCCATCTTCCTGGTAGCTGTAGCACTTGGAGTCTACGGGGGTCTTGTCTGTGTTCTGCTCTTCCCCTGGCTGGCTAAGTGCATCTTCACCCAGTATCACAGGATGAGCAGCTTCCAGAG GTCTCCTAACCCTGTCTACCTGGGTACTCTGGCAGCTG TCACATGGTTCCTTGACGACGTCCCACGCATCAGCTCTTCGGATCTGCTCCTCCACACGTCCGTCATCCAGTTCTCAGCTGCGCTGTGGCTTTTTCACAGACTCCTCATCAAGGACCCTGGCCACGTGCGGCAGGCAGAGGCCGATCCCCGGTTCTCCAAGGTGACCGACCTGGTGGAGACCAATGAAAGCCTGAGCAGGTTCTGCATCCACTGTGAG ATGTTCCAGCCGGATGGTTCCAAACACTGCAAGCTGTGTGGCATGTGCATCCTGGAATACGACCACCACTGCCTGTTCCTCAACCGCTGTGTGGGCAGGGACAACCGGCGCCTCttcgtcctcttcctcctgaCTATGGCTGTGGCCCACACACTCTTCCTCCTTGCGGCTGCCCGTTACCTCTGGCACAGGTTTACCGATGTACCGTTGGCCACAGAGGGGACCGTGGCGGGCGCAGAAATCTGGGTGCTGGCTATGTCAGTCATGAACTTCCTCACTGGCCTGTGGGAGACCTGGCTGCTGAAGGAACAGTTCCAGACCCTCTCCATGGGCACCTCCACCTATTTCAAACACCCACCATACCCACAGCACCCTCCGAGGCAGCGATGGGCATCGGTCATCTCCTTCCTGATAAGCGGGCGGCTGCATAGGTATCAGTGGCGCCTGTCCTCGGTGAACATTTAG